From Enterococcus wangshanyuanii, the proteins below share one genomic window:
- a CDS encoding TraX family protein: protein MERFTASKYRGLTTFDLKILGIILMFIDHIHQMFVPMGAPNWLDWFGRPVATLFFFVSVVGFSHTRSKEKYMLRLYLGMIIMTFGSFFLQKFVGYEEVQLMNNIFRDLFVGTLMMYGIDQLSEGASSKKIGKIVWGLVLILFPIVTSVILISLMSNPSTMFAAVWIGNFIPALLFTENNFLVLLIPLMYLAKNHRWIQCLLIGLAAVFFFSQGSTQWMMIFAILPIALFNGEKGKGMRNFFYFFYPLHIWILYLISAYIYTH, encoded by the coding sequence ATGGAACGTTTTACGGCAAGTAAGTATAGAGGACTTACGACATTTGATTTGAAAATCTTAGGAATCATTCTTATGTTTATCGATCATATTCATCAAATGTTTGTACCGATGGGGGCGCCAAATTGGTTGGATTGGTTTGGACGACCTGTAGCCACATTATTCTTTTTTGTTAGTGTAGTTGGATTTAGCCATACTCGAAGCAAAGAGAAATATATGCTGCGACTGTATTTAGGAATGATCATTATGACCTTTGGCAGCTTTTTTTTACAGAAGTTTGTGGGATATGAAGAAGTTCAGTTAATGAATAATATCTTTAGAGATCTTTTTGTCGGTACATTGATGATGTATGGGATCGATCAGCTATCAGAAGGAGCATCCAGCAAAAAAATCGGTAAGATCGTTTGGGGTCTGGTGCTTATTTTATTCCCGATAGTGACGTCTGTTATTCTAATTTCTTTGATGTCAAATCCATCAACTATGTTTGCAGCAGTTTGGATCGGTAATTTCATTCCAGCATTATTATTTACGGAGAATAATTTCTTAGTATTATTGATCCCACTAATGTATTTAGCAAAAAATCATCGTTGGATTCAATGTTTACTGATTGGTTTAGCTGCTGTATTTTTCTTTTCGCAAGGCTCGACACAGTGGATGATGATTTTTGCAATCCTTCCGATCGCTTTGTTTAATGGGGAAAAAGGAAAAGGCATGCGGAATTTCTTTTACTTCTTCTATCCGCTGCACATTTGGATCTTGTATTTGATCTCTGCTTATATATACACACATTAA
- a CDS encoding competence/damage-inducible protein A has translation MKAEIIAVGTELLLGQVVNTNATFLSEELADLGIEVYYHTVVGDNPVRLEALLTQAQERSDLIVLCGGLGPTDDDLTKDTVAAHIHHSLIQDEEALAQLHDYFNFSKNKMTENNLRQTLMIEGGRAIQNPAGLAVGSLVTEADTTYLLLPGPPNELKPMFKKNARPLLEELFPQQEQLLSRVLRFYGIGESQLVTELKGLIDNQSNPTIAPYAKPNEVTLRLTAKVTDRKEGERLLDQTEAEVMSLVGEYFYGYGDENSLVEVTVERLKQAGKTVSAAESLTAGLFQSTLGDVPGVSEVFKGGFVTYSEQTKETFLGIEPTLIEKNGVVSEACAIAMAEQARILSEADFAVSFTGVAGPDELEGQPAGTVWIGLAEKGKPTIAELQHFTRDRRYIRRSAVMKGLDMVRRAIDK, from the coding sequence ATGAAAGCAGAAATTATAGCAGTTGGTACAGAGTTATTATTAGGTCAAGTCGTGAATACGAATGCGACATTTTTATCAGAAGAATTAGCGGATCTAGGTATTGAGGTATATTATCATACCGTTGTAGGTGATAACCCAGTACGTTTAGAGGCGCTATTGACACAAGCGCAAGAGCGTAGTGATTTGATTGTGTTATGCGGCGGCTTAGGTCCGACTGATGATGATTTAACAAAGGATACTGTAGCAGCTCACATTCATCATTCGTTGATTCAGGATGAAGAGGCGTTAGCACAGCTGCACGATTATTTTAACTTCTCTAAGAATAAAATGACGGAAAATAACCTGCGGCAAACACTAATGATCGAAGGTGGCAGAGCCATTCAGAATCCAGCTGGTTTGGCTGTAGGATCATTAGTTACGGAAGCTGATACAACTTATTTATTGTTACCGGGGCCGCCAAATGAATTGAAACCGATGTTCAAAAAAAATGCCCGTCCTTTGTTGGAAGAGCTTTTTCCCCAGCAAGAGCAGCTATTATCGCGAGTACTTAGATTCTATGGTATCGGTGAATCACAATTAGTCACAGAATTAAAGGGACTGATCGATAATCAGAGCAATCCAACGATTGCTCCATATGCTAAACCCAACGAAGTCACGTTGCGTTTGACTGCTAAAGTGACGGATCGCAAAGAAGGAGAGCGGTTGTTGGATCAGACTGAAGCTGAGGTCATGTCACTAGTAGGTGAGTATTTTTACGGCTATGGTGATGAGAATAGCTTAGTTGAAGTAACTGTCGAGCGATTAAAACAAGCTGGAAAAACCGTTTCAGCAGCGGAAAGCTTAACAGCTGGTCTATTTCAGAGTACTTTAGGAGATGTTCCAGGAGTTTCAGAGGTGTTTAAAGGAGGGTTTGTCACATACTCTGAACAGACAAAAGAAACGTTCTTAGGGATTGAACCCACCTTAATCGAAAAAAATGGTGTAGTTAGTGAAGCTTGTGCGATTGCAATGGCTGAGCAGGCAAGGATCTTGAGTGAGGCTGATTTTGCGGTTTCCTTCACTGGGGTAGCAGGACCAGATGAATTGGAGGGGCAGCCGGCTGGAACGGTTTGGATTGGATTGGCAGAAAAGGGGAAACCAACGATAGCAGAACTTCAGCATTTTACCAGAGACAGAAGGTATATCCGTCGAAGTGCTGTAATGAAGGGCTTGGATATGGTTCGTAGGGCTATTGATAAGTAA
- a CDS encoding NAD(P)-dependent oxidoreductase, with translation MKVAILGANGKAGSAILAEAKQRGLDVTAIVRDKAKITDGTPVIEKDVYQLTAADIKDFDVLVSALGFWGDVSEFTGSTQHLIDILNGLDTRLLVVGGAGSLYVDPEHTVRLSETPDFPEAFKPLATAMGKGLDLLKEAKNIHWTYISPAADFDAEGAATGKYVAAGEELETGADGKSYISYADYAIAMVDEIQNNAHPDQRFSVHQ, from the coding sequence ATGAAAGTAGCAATTTTAGGAGCAAACGGAAAAGCAGGTTCAGCGATTTTAGCAGAAGCGAAACAAAGAGGGCTAGATGTTACAGCGATTGTTCGCGACAAAGCGAAAATCACAGATGGTACACCAGTTATTGAGAAAGATGTTTATCAATTAACCGCAGCAGACATAAAGGATTTTGATGTATTAGTCAGTGCATTAGGCTTTTGGGGAGATGTGAGTGAATTTACGGGTTCAACCCAACATTTGATCGATATTTTAAATGGCTTAGACACTCGTTTATTAGTTGTTGGTGGAGCTGGCAGCTTATATGTTGATCCAGAACACACGGTACGTCTAAGTGAAACGCCAGATTTTCCAGAGGCCTTCAAACCATTAGCTACAGCGATGGGTAAAGGATTGGATCTATTAAAAGAAGCAAAAAATATCCATTGGACATATATTAGCCCAGCAGCAGATTTTGATGCTGAAGGAGCAGCAACAGGTAAGTATGTAGCGGCAGGTGAAGAATTAGAGACAGGTGCAGATGGTAAGAGCTATATTTCTTATGCGGATTATGCCATCGCGATGGTTGATGAAATTCAAAATAATGCACATCCAGATCAACGGTTTAGCGTGCATCAATAA